The following are encoded together in the Kribbella sp. CA-293567 genome:
- a CDS encoding pyridoxamine 5'-phosphate oxidase family protein: protein MHQTEIAEILARPYSQELLTGPIPARLAYNGLDGDPRVIPIGFWMEGEQLMMATVPKSAKVPALRKSPKVALTIDIGAFPPKALLLRGTAELELVQGVPDGYLVAGRKVMTEEQYGGWVEGVRALYDEMVVITVTLTWAKLLDFETTLPKSVEDLIAAKQG, encoded by the coding sequence ATGCACCAGACCGAGATCGCCGAGATCCTGGCCAGGCCGTACTCGCAGGAACTGCTGACCGGACCGATTCCAGCCAGGCTGGCCTACAACGGCCTGGACGGCGACCCGCGAGTCATCCCGATCGGGTTCTGGATGGAGGGCGAGCAGCTGATGATGGCCACCGTCCCGAAGTCGGCGAAGGTCCCGGCGCTGCGGAAGAGTCCGAAGGTCGCGCTCACCATCGACATCGGCGCGTTCCCCCCGAAGGCGCTGCTGCTGCGCGGCACGGCCGAGCTCGAACTCGTCCAGGGCGTGCCCGACGGCTACCTGGTGGCCGGCCGCAAGGTGATGACCGAGGAACAGTACGGCGGCTGGGTCGAAGGCGTGCGAGCGCTGTACGACGAGATGGTGGTCATCACCGTCACCCTGACCTGGGCCAAACTCCTCGACTTCGAGACCACCCTGCCGAAGTCCGTCGAGGACCTGATCGCGGCCAAGCAGGGCTAG
- a CDS encoding alpha/beta hydrolase family protein, with protein sequence MITRRKMLMAGAAAYAGLVGCGGTEPKPPSAGGPLTISYGDDESQVADLHLPAGDGKVPVVVVIHGGFWMSGYGKELATPLAEDLAAQGIAGYAIEYRRVGNGGGWPETFEDVAAAIDELAGQPRLDLTKVVAVGHSAGGHLAVWAASRAGLPQDAPGAKPRVVLTGAVSQAGVLDLVNAYDEQVGGGAVPSFLGTTPAKDRARYQLASPYERLPLKVPVALVHGTRDGQVPIEQSRRYRDAAVKAGDQVTLTELDKAGHFELIDPADEAWLACRSEAQRLLT encoded by the coding sequence GTGATCACCCGACGGAAGATGCTGATGGCCGGCGCCGCCGCGTACGCCGGGCTGGTGGGCTGCGGCGGGACAGAGCCGAAGCCTCCGTCGGCAGGAGGGCCGTTGACGATCTCGTACGGCGACGACGAGTCGCAGGTGGCGGATCTCCACCTGCCGGCCGGTGATGGCAAGGTGCCGGTCGTCGTCGTGATCCACGGTGGGTTCTGGATGAGCGGCTACGGCAAGGAGCTGGCCACGCCGCTGGCCGAGGATCTTGCCGCGCAGGGGATCGCCGGGTACGCGATCGAGTACCGCCGGGTCGGCAACGGCGGGGGCTGGCCCGAGACCTTCGAGGACGTCGCGGCCGCGATCGACGAGCTGGCCGGTCAACCCCGCCTCGATCTCACGAAAGTGGTTGCCGTCGGCCACTCGGCGGGCGGGCACCTGGCCGTTTGGGCCGCGAGCCGGGCCGGGTTGCCGCAGGACGCTCCGGGGGCCAAGCCGCGGGTGGTGCTGACCGGGGCGGTGTCGCAGGCCGGAGTACTGGATCTGGTGAATGCCTATGACGAGCAGGTCGGGGGTGGCGCGGTTCCGTCGTTCCTCGGGACGACGCCCGCCAAGGATCGCGCCCGCTATCAGTTGGCGTCGCCGTACGAGCGGCTACCGTTGAAGGTCCCCGTCGCGTTGGTGCACGGCACTCGCGACGGGCAGGTGCCGATCGAGCAGAGCCGCCGCTATCGCGACGCCGCGGTGAAGGCCGGCGACCAGGTGACCTTGACCGAACTCGACAAGGCCGGCCACTTCGAGCTGATCGACCCGGCCGACGAAGCTTGGTTAGCCTGTCGCTCGGAAGCGCAGCGGTTGCTGACCTGA
- a CDS encoding pyridoxamine 5'-phosphate oxidase family protein, whose translation MPDRAETARQVIADNLYLSLGTADAAGTPWVTPVFFSPDGYTDYYWVSSPDTQHSRNLTERAEVGIAIFDTHAVVGAAEAVYFKATARQVPDEKLPSALAIYNNRLPEAKHFELAELLAPAGFRLYRATVVEQSVLVRGGDPELGKGADSRLIVTL comes from the coding sequence ATGCCGGATCGTGCCGAGACAGCCCGTCAGGTGATCGCCGACAACCTCTACCTGTCGCTGGGAACAGCCGACGCCGCCGGTACGCCGTGGGTCACGCCGGTCTTCTTCAGTCCCGACGGCTACACCGACTACTACTGGGTCTCCTCGCCCGACACCCAGCACTCGCGCAACCTCACCGAGCGAGCCGAAGTGGGGATCGCGATCTTCGACACCCACGCGGTGGTCGGTGCCGCGGAGGCCGTCTACTTCAAGGCGACGGCCCGGCAGGTGCCCGACGAAAAGTTGCCGTCGGCGCTGGCGATCTACAACAACCGGTTGCCGGAGGCGAAGCATTTCGAGTTGGCCGAACTGCTCGCCCCGGCCGGCTTCCGGCTGTACCGCGCGACAGTGGTGGAGCAGTCCGTGCTGGTTCGCGGTGGCGACCCCGAGCTGGGCAAGGGCGCCGACTCGAGGCTGATCGTCACGCTCTGA
- a CDS encoding isocitrate lyase/PEP mutase family protein has product MPPVNVQPDRRTAEAFRALHHDLTPLILPNAWDPVSARIIADAGYPAIATSSGAVARVLGYDDGQLTPPAEMFGAVARIVRAVGVPVTADMEAGYGLEPREFAERLLEAGAVGCNLEDSVAGKLVDVQQHADYLCAVRAAAGADLVVNARIDNFFTGGTAEDAIARGVAYRRAGADCVYPIFAPAADLRRLADEIGGPINAHASPSGPKPADLVALGATRISYGTSLHTFASDALRDLLPELG; this is encoded by the coding sequence ATGCCACCCGTCAACGTCCAGCCGGACCGGCGTACGGCGGAAGCCTTCCGCGCGCTGCACCACGACCTCACGCCGCTGATCCTTCCAAACGCATGGGACCCGGTCAGCGCCCGCATCATCGCCGACGCCGGGTATCCGGCGATCGCCACCAGCAGCGGCGCGGTCGCCCGCGTGCTCGGGTACGACGACGGCCAGCTCACCCCGCCGGCGGAGATGTTCGGGGCGGTCGCGCGGATCGTGCGAGCGGTCGGCGTACCGGTGACGGCCGACATGGAGGCCGGCTACGGGCTGGAGCCGCGGGAGTTCGCGGAGAGGCTGCTGGAGGCGGGTGCGGTCGGCTGCAACCTGGAGGATTCTGTCGCCGGCAAGTTGGTGGACGTCCAGCAGCACGCCGACTACCTGTGCGCGGTACGGGCTGCCGCCGGGGCCGATCTGGTCGTCAACGCCCGTATCGACAACTTCTTCACGGGCGGCACCGCCGAGGACGCGATCGCCCGCGGCGTCGCCTATCGCCGCGCGGGAGCCGACTGTGTCTACCCGATCTTCGCGCCGGCAGCGGATCTCCGTCGGCTGGCCGACGAGATCGGCGGCCCGATCAACGCGCACGCCTCCCCCAGCGGCCCAAAACCGGCCGACCTGGTCGCGTTGGGCGCCACTCGCATCTCCTACGGCACCAGCCTGCACACGTTCGCCAGCGACGCACTCCGCGACCTGCTGCCGGAGCTGGGCTGA
- a CDS encoding carboxymuconolactone decarboxylase family protein — protein sequence MSTHAVRRVKIATHAPEFYQALIALDEVSALGIDPKLAHLVRIRASQLNGCAYCLDMHTLDARHEGDTEQRLHLVATWREARGFYTEQEQAALELTEAMTLISVDHVPDDKYAIAAAAFDPKELAQLMGLIIMINAWNRVGVTCRLEPGHYNPS from the coding sequence ATGAGCACGCACGCAGTACGCAGAGTCAAGATCGCCACCCACGCGCCGGAGTTCTACCAGGCCCTGATCGCACTGGACGAGGTGTCCGCCCTCGGTATCGACCCGAAGCTCGCCCACCTGGTGCGGATCCGCGCCTCGCAGCTGAACGGCTGCGCCTACTGCCTGGACATGCACACGCTGGATGCCCGGCACGAGGGTGACACCGAGCAGCGGCTGCACCTGGTCGCCACCTGGCGCGAGGCACGCGGGTTCTACACCGAGCAGGAGCAGGCGGCGCTCGAACTGACCGAGGCGATGACGCTGATCAGCGTCGATCACGTCCCCGACGACAAGTACGCGATCGCGGCCGCCGCGTTCGACCCGAAGGAGCTGGCACAGTTGATGGGCCTGATCATCATGATCAACGCGTGGAACCGGGTCGGCGTCACCTGCCGCCTGGAGCCCGGCCACTACAACCCGAGCTGA